Proteins encoded within one genomic window of Pieris brassicae chromosome 12, ilPieBrab1.1, whole genome shotgun sequence:
- the LOC123717056 gene encoding 23 kDa integral membrane protein-like: MGSYGISKVTLYVLNTIYAVLGFAIAAASIWFFCQVTEFTTLRNSNHYLLDYTVYWPQAIPWVFLIVALLVLGVSACGFSSAHKNSRGLITVFVTVQSIAIICLIAAAVVALVFADNKSTDDFVKDTVWDVYFQTKTDNEVASSFGVIERKLHCCGADSPRDYKNWKNEFPMSCCDTYYHGFLDAYTIDCEFTNKLANERHGCSTVAAQYARIVIKVLSGASIFTAVIGMMSLGVAVALSKSIAKKRRIQALKNESESKKVLL, encoded by the coding sequence ATGGGTAGCTACGGTATTTCTAAAGTGaccttatatgttttaaacacGATCTACGCGGTATTGGGCTTCGCCATCGCCGCCGCGTCAATATGGTTCTTTTGCCAAGTCACCGAGTTCACAACACTGAGGAATAGTAACCATTATCTACTGGATTATACCGTCTATTGGCCCCAAGCTATACCCTGGGTATTTTTGATCGTTGCGTTGCTTGTTCTGGGTGTGTCAGCGTGTGGATTTAGCAGTGCACATAAAAACAGTCGTGGTTTGATTACTGTGTTTGTCACTGTGCAGTCGATAGCGATTATTTGTCTAATTGCTGCAGCTGTCGTGGCCCTTGTGTTCGCTGACAACAAATCTACGGACGACTTTGTAAAAGATACTGTATGGGATGTGTACTTCCAGACCAAGACAGATAACGAAGTAGCGTCGTCTTTTGGCGTTATCGAGAGAAAGCTGCACTGTTGTGGGGCAGACAGTCCGAGGGATTACAAGAACTGGAAAAATGAGTTCCCCATGTCCTGTTGTGATACTTATTATCACGGATTTCTTGATGCATACACAATAGACTGTGAGTTCACGAATAAACTAGCGAATGAAAGACACGGATGTTCGACGGTCGCTGCGCAGTACGCAAGAATTGTAATTAAAGTACTGTCTGGAGCGTCGATTTTTACGGCTGTAATTGGGATGATGAGCCTTGGAGTTGCCGTAGCCTTGTCCAAATCAATAGCGAAGAAACGAAGAATACAGGCGTTGAAAAATGAATCAGAGAGCAAAAAGGTTCTATTGTAA